The Delphinus delphis chromosome 2, mDelDel1.2, whole genome shotgun sequence genome contains a region encoding:
- the LOC132420646 gene encoding putative protein FAM90A10 translates to MAASQPPQRPMLIQASHRKSVLEMDRPISSLIRTDDLKSTWPSGHPIKRSLVQDFISSIQAPGKRSAQISTLACLNPPKKPRLSPIQFPKKSTLRPDPGVFQNLQPPPSTTRPGPTVAPQVTRETPAQVQSINLQPPHNTSYLNTLQAYTRVQPPPLKHVPGQSLRMLFRRVGKAWWSCTYMTSPSSSPAEKPTPPAQSPAMGKKSEEHCAPGPWSVLYGDLQISSSSEESE, encoded by the coding sequence CCTCCACAACGGCCAATGCTCATCCAGGCATCCCACAGGAAATCTGTCCTGGAGATGGATCGCCCAATTAGCTCACTGATCAGGACTGATGACCTGAAATCCACCTGGCCCTCAGGGCATCCCATCAAGAGAAGTTTGGTCCAGGACTTCATAAGCAGCATCCAGGCACCAGGCAAGAGATCTGCTCAGATCTCCACCCTGGCTTGTCTGAACCCACCAAAGAAACCCAGACTGAGTCCCATCCAATTTCCCAAGAAGAGCACCCTGAGACCAGATCCGGGGGTTTTCCAGAATCTGCAGCCTCCACCCAGTACCACCAGACCTGGGCCAACCGTGGCACCCCAAGTGACCAGGGAGACACCTGCACAGGTGCAAAGCATTAACCTCCAGCCTCCACACAACACATCTTACCTGAATACTCTCCAGGCCTACACCAGAGTCCAGCCTCCACCCCTCAAACATGTTCCGGGCCAGTCTCTCAGGATGCTCTTCAGGAGAGTAGGCAAAGCCTGGTGGAGCTGCACATACATGACATCTCCCTCTTCGTCTCCTGCTGAGAAGCCAACCCCTCCTGCTCAGAGCCCAGCCATGGGCAAGAAGTCTGAGGAGCACTGTGCCCCAGGCCCCTGGAGTGTCCTCTATGGTGACCTTcagatttcttcttcctctgaagAGAGTGAGTGA